The nucleotide sequence CTGACTTCTCTGCATTTAAGGAGGCGATTACTGCTTGTCTCAACCAGTGTCATACGACGTATAAACCTGAGTTAGATTCACTGTTAACCTTGCGTTTTCAGTCCTTTAAACAAGTAAAAACTATACCCTGACAAGGTATAGTTCGTCAACTTCCTTCTTCATAAAATCTCCTTTTCTGGCGAGTGGCTCTTTGGGCACTGATTATTCGGGTACAGTTTTTGCGGTCAGTATGGGAGACAACCAATAATTGCCCTAACCTTGACATTCCAATGATAACGTAGCGGTTTTCTCCAATCGAATGATCAGGGTCAGGGAAGGTTACGGATAGAGAATCATCGAATACGGTTGCGGTTTCCTGGAAAGATAATGTTGTGCTTCCTCAAATTGAGGTCGGCTTTCTCTGGGTTCCATTCGAATTCCATGCAGAATCTCTCGTCACCGACAACTTCAGCAGTTTAGCAGCTTGCCAAACCCGTAGCCTGTTTGAACGAGTAATCATACTTCAATAGTCTGGACACTTTTACGTCGAACCGCCCTCATCCCCCAACCTCTTCTCCCAAGAAAGGAGAAGGGGAGCCGGATTGAAGTCCCTCTCCCGTTTTGGGAGAGGGATTAGGGTGAAGGTCAAAATTGACGGAGTGGCAAGGATTTCAGCATTTTCACAAAAACTGTCCGAAGTATTGATACTTATAAAATTTGAGAATTTCGTTGCTGCCATCATGCTTATGAAACCGAAAGACTTTTCCGGGAAGGCTTTAAGGCTTCACCGGGGTGGGGGGTGGGTTGACTACCCTGCTGGTATTCTTCCAGGGTAAAGGCATCGACCTGGATGGCTTCGTTGCGGGCAATTTCGGCTTCCCGCAGAAGATCGACAGATTCCTGGGTAATCACACCGGCAGCCACAGCGGCATCCACCAGGTTTTCGGGTTTCCCCTGGGGGAGGGTTCCGGCCCGGCTGGCAGCTTTGATGGTTTTGAAAATTGCTTCTGCCTGGAGGGAGCGCTGGAATGCTTGTTCTAGCCGGCCCAGGGCTTCATCGGGATGGGATGGGATGTAGATGCCTGTGGTGAGGCGATCGCGTCCTTCCCCGACGGTTTGTAATTGCTGGGCAACCTGACTACCCAATTCGTCGTCTGGCATAACACCGATTGGATTCAACCGCCACCAGGCAAGAACAGGTCCCCGCAGGATAGCTCCCACCACAGGTAGAGTGAAGTTACTGAAGATACCCTCAAATGCTTGCTGAATTTGGGCAAGGGCATATTGCATTGCCCAGTCAACCAGGGGTAGATCGTCCGGTTTGCGGCCTTCGGCTTCAAATCGGCGCAGGGTTGCGGTAGCCAGATACATCCAGGAGAGGACATCGGCAAACCGTCCGGTTAACTTTTCGCGGCGTTTGAGGGAACCACCAAATCCAATCAGGGCAAGGTCGGTGAGGGTGGCGAAGGTGGCAGATGCCCAGGTCAGTTTGCGGTAATAGGGGGCAGTGGGACCGGCTACGGGCGATTGGGCAAGATAGCCACGGGAGAGGCTGAACAGGGCCGAACGAAGGCTATTTCGCACGGTCAACCCCAGATGGTGCCAGAAGGCATGGTCAAAGGCGGAGACATTGCTCTGACGAAGGGCTTCTACTTCCAGATAAACGTAGGGGTGGCAGCGGATCGCTCCCTGACCAAAGATCATCATGGTGCGGGTGAGGATGTTTGCCCCTTCGACTGTGACCGGGATGGGAATGGCGGTGTAGATGTTTGCCAGCAGATTTCGCGGTCCCCGGCAGATCCCGGCACCACCCACAATATCCATGCCATCGTTGATCATCTGACGAGCCAGTTCCGTGAATTCGTACTTGGCGATCGCCGAAATGACCGAGGGTTTTTCTCCATGATCGACTGCGCCGCAGGTATAGATGCGGGCGGCATCCAGCAGGTAGGTCAAGCCACCAATACGGGCAAGGGGTTCTTCAATGCCTTCAAACCGTCCGATGGAAAGCCCAAACTGTCGCCGGACAACAGCATGGGCACCTGTGACACGAGCCACCAGTTTGGCAACGCCAGTGCAGGTTGCCGGGAAGCTAATCCCCCGACCTGCTGCAAGGGTCTGCATCAGCATTTTCCAGCCGTTGCCAGCCTGCTCTGCTCCACCAATGATCTGATCCACGGAAATAACGACATCCCGCCCTTCAATTGGGGAGTTGTAGAATGGCACTCCCATCGGATCGTGGCGTTTACCGAGAATTACACCAGGGGTATCAGCGGGCACCAGGGCGCAGGTGATACCAACCGTTTCCCCGTGACCCAGCAGGTTTTCGGGATCCCGTAGTTTGAAAGCAAGCCCAATTAGGGTGGCGATCGCGCCCAGGGTAATATAGCGCTTGCGGAAGTTGAGGCGCAGATATAGTCGATCATCCTCTCCCTTGAACACCACACCTTCGGAGGTGATGCTGGCAGCATCGGAGCCAGCGTGAGGTTCGGTGAGGGCAAAGCAGGGAATTTCTTCGCCCCTGGCCAAGCGGGGCAGGTAGTAGTCTTTTTGCGCCTGGGTGCCGTAGTTCAGTAGCAGTTTGGCAGGACCGAGGGAATTGGTCACTCCCACGGTTGCGGTATGGGTAAAGGAGCGGGAAGCCAGCTTGACCATGACGGAACTATACGCCAGGTTAGAGAAACCCAAGCCGCCGTATTCTTTGGGAATCATCATGCCAAAGAAGCCCTCCTGTTTGAGATAGTCCCACACTTCGGGGGGCAGGTCCTTGCGGCGATGAATTTCCCAGTCCGTCGCCATGCGGCAGACCTGCTCCACGGGGCCATCCAGAAATGCCTGAATTTCAGGGGCTATGGCTGGGTAGGGTTCCTGGTTTATCCGCTGAAAGTTGGGTGATCCGGAGAAGAATTCGCCGTCAATCCAGACGGTACCGGCTTCGATCGCTGCTTTCTCTGTGTCCGAAATAGTTGGCAGCAGGTTGAGTGCTCTGATGCCCTGCATTAAGGGGGCCGTGATCATGCGCTGCCTGAGCATGGGAAGGTTGAGTATGGCTGCGATGAAACCAAAAATCACCCAGACCCAGATGGGCGGCTGGAATAGTCCTAAACTAACGGCAACAGAGAGGGACCACAACCATAGGGGTGCGCCCAGGTAACCCAATAGCAACCAGCAAAGGATTGAACTGGGGATGGCGATCGTCCAGGGAATATAAACCATAGTTTTGTTACCTAAAGCAATGATGTTTGTCCCAGGAAAGGAGGCAGAGCCTCAAACTACTTACAGCATCAAGTTCTCAATCACTCCGGCGGCACCCATGCCACCACCAACGCACATGGTCACTAAGCCATACCGAATATTGCGACGCTTCATTTCGTGCAGAATGGTTGCAGTCAGTTTTGCCCCTGTCATTCCCAGGGGATGCCCCAGGGCGATCGCACCTCCATTCACATTAATGATCTCTTCGTTTAAACCCAGCTTGCGAATCACGGCAAGGGACTGGGCTGCAAAGGCTTCATTCAGTTCAATCAGCCCAATGTCGTCCAGGGTTAAACCCACCTGCTTTAGAACTTTGGGAACTGCTTCCACCGGACCCATGCCCATAATTTCAGGCGGTACACCTGCAACAGCAAAACCCAGGAGTTTCCCCATCGGTTGAATGCCCAATTCGTCCACCATTCGTTTAGACATCACAACTGTGGCGGCGGCTCCGTCGGACATCTGGGAAGAATTGCCTGCTGTGACGCTACCTCCAACTCGAAACACGGCAGGGAGCCTGGCAAGGGCTTCCAGACTGGTATCGTGGCGGGGGCCTTCATCTACGTTGAAGTGGGTTTCAATGGTTTTTGGTTTGCCGTCTATGTAAAGGGTTTCACGGACAGTTAGGGGGATGATTTCTTCGGCAAATCGCCCCGCCTGGATTGCCGCGATCGCGCGCTGGTGTGAACGCAGGGCAAAGGCATCCTGGTCTTCTCGCGCAACCTGAAACTGATGGGCAACATTTTCTGCGGTCAGACCCATTGTGCAGTAAACCTGGGGTGCCTCTGCCACCAGATCGGGGTTGGGGGCCAGCACATGTCCCCCCATCGGAATCAGGCTCATGGATTCCGCTCCCCCTGCCACAATTACCTCCGCCTGCCCGGTCATAATTGCCTGGTTTGCCATGGCGATCGCCTGCAACCCAGACGCACAAAACCGATTGACGGTCGCCCCGGCAACTGTGGGGGGCAACCCAACCCGCTGACCAATCACCCGCCCTAAATTAAAGCCCTGCTCTGCCTCTGGAAAAGCGCAGCCCATGATGATGTCATCAATCTGTTCCGGTTCCAGTCCCTTGACTTTTTCAATCGCACCCTTAACCGCGATCGCGCCCATATCATCGGGACGCATATGACGCAGCGTCCCACGCGGCGCTTTGCCAACCGCTGTCCGCACACTGCTGACAATGTAAGCTTCTTTCATAGCTAGTTCCTCAACGGTTTCTTCGTCTTCAACATGTGGGCAATCCGCTCCTGGGTTTTGGGCTGTCCTAACAGGGGAATGAAGGTTTCCCGTTCCAGTTGCAGCAGGTAGTCTTCGTGGACGAGGGAGGGGGCGGTGAGTTCGCCGCCAGTCATAACGTAGGCGAGACGACCTGCAAGGTAGCGATCGTATTCACTGGCATAACCGCTCTGCTGGAAGATGTAAGCTGCCTGCTCCAGCATGGCTCTACCAGGACGACCCAACACCATAATGGAATTTTGCTCCGGCGGCGGAGTATATCCCACGTAGTCCAGGTGGAGGATTTCGGCTTTGGCGATCGCGAGGCGACGGTCCCCATCCATCACAATTCGGGCATCGCAGGGTAAGTAGCCCAATTCCTGGGCTTCGTAGGCACTGCCAGAGACTTTTGCCGTGGCAATGGTTTCAAACGCTTTCTGGATAAAAGGCTGAATCTGGCTCAGGGTTTCGCTGGCGGCCCGCTCCGTTGCCCGTGCCACCATCCGCATAATGCCGCCCGCTCCGGGAATAAGTCCTACTCCCAGTTCAACCAGCCCAATGTAAGTTTCTGCGGCTGCCACCACCTGGGGACATGCCATCACCAGTTCACAGCCCCCACCGAGGGCACGTCCCTGAACAGCCGCCACAATGGGTTTCGGGAAATAATGAATTCGTTGCATCAGGGTTTGGAACTGGATAATCAGTTTCACCAGGGCATCGAAATTTCCAGCCTGTGCCATCATTCCCATTTCTGCCAGGTTTGCCCCACCGGAGAAGTGGGCGCTACTGTTACCGATGACCATGCCTTTGAAATCATGGGTTTGCAGCAGGTTCAGTACCTCTTCCAGTCCGTTTACAACGTTTAGGCTGAGGGTATTGCCTTTGGAGCGAAATTCGTACAGAACCACGCCATCGCCCAGATCCAGCAGAGCCGCTTCAGGATTGTGCCAGAGAACCCGTTGAGGATCGGTTTTGATCGCTGTCAAATCGATTTCAGAAGAGATTTCCAGAGGCGTATAGTGCAGTTCTGGCTTGTAGACATGGTGGTTTTTGTAGAAACTTTTGGCACACATCTGTTGCATAGTTTCTACCCATGCCGGTACCGGCATTCCTGCGGCTTTCATATCTGTCAGCACTGGTTCAAATCCGAGGGCATCCCAGATTTCAAAGGGTCCCAGTTCCCAGCCAAACCCCCAGCGCATCGCCCGATCAATGTCAGTGACACAGTTGGCAATTTCGGGAATCCGGTTGGCGCTGTAATTCAAAATTGCCAGCGTGGATTGACGGAAAAATTCACCCGCACGACCAGAATCGGCATACAGGGCACGCAGGCGATCGCCCACATCGGGCATCTTCTCGATCACGTCAATCTCACCCAGATTGGAGGGTCTGGCAGGTTCATAGGCCATGGTTTCTGGGTTGAGTGACAGAATTTCCCCCTTCTGTTTCTTATAAAAACCCTGTCCCGTCTTTGCCCCCAGAGTGCCTGTTTCGACCAGTTTCTTCAATACATTAGGAACTCGAAATATTTCCCGACTTTCATCGTGGGGAATTGCTGGATAGAGGTTGTATGCCACATACAACAGGGTATCCAGTCCCACGAGGTCGGCAGTGCGGAAGGTGGCTGATTTGGGTCTTCCAGCGATCGTTCCGGTCAGGGTGTCAATTTCTTCAATGGTGTAACCTTGTTCTGTCCAGGCTTTCACCCCCAGCATGGTGACAAACATGCCAATTCGGTTGGCAATGAAGTTGGGGGTATCTTTAGCGATGACCACTCCCTTACCCAGATGGATCTGTCCGAACCACTGCATCTGTGCCAAAACCTGTGGATCAGTGTCAGCAGTCGGAATCAGTTCCAGTAGCTTGAGGTAGCGGGGAGGATTAAAGAAATGGGTACCCAAAAATCGCCTGCGGAAGGATTCCGAACGACCTTCAGCGATCGCATGAATCAGTAATCCACTCGTATTAGTGGAAACAATTGCATCGTTTCGAATTGTGTCTTCCAACCGCTGCATCAATTGCTTTTTAATATCCAAATTTTCCACTACTGCCTCAATTACCCAATCCACTTCGGCAACTCGATGGAAATGATCATCAAAGTTGCCCAGAATCACACGACGGGTAGTTTTTTCCGTAAAAAAGATTGGGGGTGACTGTGTCAATGCCTTCTTAAAGGCTCCCTCAACCAATTCATTTTTATTGCTGGTTTTCGCTGGTAAATCCAGTAAGTGTACGGTTAAACCCGCATTGGCAAGGTGCGCCGCAATTTGAGTTCCCATCACTCCAGCACCCAGAACAGCGGCTGTACGAAACGGTTTGTGCATGGTTCAAGTTCTCCATCAGTGTGCGAGGCGTTGTTAGTTGTCAGTTGTCAGTGAGGAGTCAGGAGTCAGGAGAGTTGTTAGTCGGTAGAGACAGGTGTTCGCCTTTGTCGTTTTCGAAGAGTGAGGTGAGTTGCTGGAGAGTGGCAGGTGGCAGGGGTAGATGGTAGGTGGTAGATGGTAGGTGGCAGGTGGTAAATAATAGGTGTTAAATCATATTCTTCCTTCCTCTGCCTTCTGTTTTCTGTTTTCTGTTTTCTGTTTTCTGCCTTACCCCGTCCCAATATGACTACTGACCAGTGCCCAATGACTGGCAATCAATAGCCCCAATGTGGTCAGGCGGGGATTGAGCGATCGCGCATAGGTGGGACAGGAGGATACCGGGATAGGCGGACAGGATTCAGTAAGTTCTTTTTCGGAAACTTCCTGTGCCTTCGCTGGTTTATCTTTGCGTGTCTCATCTCTAAAGAGAGCTTTGATTTCCCGATCGAAGACGGCGATCGCCCGGTTGCGATTAATCTCTCCTGTCGGTGTGAGCAATCCGTTTTCAACCGTTAATGGAGCATTGATTAACTGGAATTTTTTTACAGTCGCCCAATAAGGTAGATGACAGTTTGCTGCATCAACTAAGGATCTGTATAGATTGGTGATGCAGGAGTGTTTGAGCAAAGCATCCGAAGGCAAGTCAATTCCAGTTTCCAGAGCATAGTTGTGTAGAGCTTCAAGGTTGGGAAAGATCAGGGCAGCACAGAATTTTTGTTCGGAACCGACGGCAATCGCCTGCGTGATCAGAGGTGACTGCTTCAATCGCTGCTCGATTGGAATGGGGGTAATATACTTGCCGGTGGAGAGTTTGAACAGGGCTTTTTTCAGTCCGGTAATCTTTAAAAACCCGTCTTCTGTGAAAGTGCCCAGGTCGCCTGTGTGGAGCCATCCCTGGGCATCAATCATTTCTTGAGTTGCCTCAGGGTTTTTGTAGTAGCCCTGAGTCATGTAGGGACCGCGCAGCAGAATTTCCTGATCTGCGGCGATCCCCACCTCAACCCCTGGAATAGGAACTCCCACTGTTCCAGCACGGTTATAATCACCGCGATTGAAACATACCACTGCACTTGCCTGAGTCAGCCCATAACCGTGCATGGCAGTAATCCCGGCGGCTGCCAGGGTATTTGCCAGATCTGCTCTGAGGGCAGCCCCCCCGCAAATCAGATACTTAAGCCGACCACCAAACCCATCCCGCCACTTAGACAACACCAGCCAGTCTGCCAGCTTCAGCATGAATGCATACAGCCCCTTTGGTTGCCGTCCCAGTTCGTATCGTCGGGCAAGATTGAGCGCCCAGTGAAAGAGAATCCGGCTCAACCATCCCAATTTGCTTCCTTTTTCCAGAATTTTGCTGTAGGTCTTCTCCAATAGAAGTGGCACCGTTGTCAGAATGGTTGGTCGAAGCTCCCTTAAATGCTTGGTGATTCGATTTGGGGTTGAGAAGTAGATGCTGTGGCCATAACTGATGTGTCCATAAATCATGCACCGCGCCAGAACATGATTCAAGGGCAAAAAGGAAAGCACCACTTCCCGGTCACCTTTCTGCAAATCCTGGATGCAGGCAAAGGAGGTTAATGCATTGGCTGAAAGGTTTTCGTGGGTCAACATTACGCCCTGAAGTTGCCCTGCTTCATCGGGAATATAGATCAGGGTAGCGAGCTGATCGGGGGTGAGGGATGCCCGCAGTTGTTGCGATCGCACCTCTGAAACCTGAGTTTCTCCTCTGGCGCGAATTTCATCCAACGAGAAGACCTGGATCGACTGGGGTGGGCGAGAATGGGGATGCTCCAGATGGGCAGGATGGAGCAGCATTGGAATATTCAGTCCAGTGGATTCTGTCAGGGTTGCTGTATCAGCTTTCTGAGAAGCGGTTCTGAGGGGATCTGAGGCAGTCACCTGGGCAGCCATGGAGACACCTGTCTCCGGCCACTTGGGAGGGACTTCCGCCACAATAATCCACTTCAGATCAGG is from Leptothermofonsia sichuanensis E412 and encodes:
- a CDS encoding acyl-CoA dehydrogenase, with translation MVYIPWTIAIPSSILCWLLLGYLGAPLWLWSLSVAVSLGLFQPPIWVWVIFGFIAAILNLPMLRQRMITAPLMQGIRALNLLPTISDTEKAAIEAGTVWIDGEFFSGSPNFQRINQEPYPAIAPEIQAFLDGPVEQVCRMATDWEIHRRKDLPPEVWDYLKQEGFFGMMIPKEYGGLGFSNLAYSSVMVKLASRSFTHTATVGVTNSLGPAKLLLNYGTQAQKDYYLPRLARGEEIPCFALTEPHAGSDAASITSEGVVFKGEDDRLYLRLNFRKRYITLGAIATLIGLAFKLRDPENLLGHGETVGITCALVPADTPGVILGKRHDPMGVPFYNSPIEGRDVVISVDQIIGGAEQAGNGWKMLMQTLAAGRGISFPATCTGVAKLVARVTGAHAVVRRQFGLSIGRFEGIEEPLARIGGLTYLLDAARIYTCGAVDHGEKPSVISAIAKYEFTELARQMINDGMDIVGGAGICRGPRNLLANIYTAIPIPVTVEGANILTRTMMIFGQGAIRCHPYVYLEVEALRQSNVSAFDHAFWHHLGLTVRNSLRSALFSLSRGYLAQSPVAGPTAPYYRKLTWASATFATLTDLALIGFGGSLKRREKLTGRFADVLSWMYLATATLRRFEAEGRKPDDLPLVDWAMQYALAQIQQAFEGIFSNFTLPVVGAILRGPVLAWWRLNPIGVMPDDELGSQVAQQLQTVGEGRDRLTTGIYIPSHPDEALGRLEQAFQRSLQAEAIFKTIKAASRAGTLPQGKPENLVDAAVAAGVITQESVDLLREAEIARNEAIQVDAFTLEEYQQGSQPTPHPGEALKPSRKSLSVS
- a CDS encoding thiolase family protein yields the protein MKEAYIVSSVRTAVGKAPRGTLRHMRPDDMGAIAVKGAIEKVKGLEPEQIDDIIMGCAFPEAEQGFNLGRVIGQRVGLPPTVAGATVNRFCASGLQAIAMANQAIMTGQAEVIVAGGAESMSLIPMGGHVLAPNPDLVAEAPQVYCTMGLTAENVAHQFQVAREDQDAFALRSHQRAIAAIQAGRFAEEIIPLTVRETLYIDGKPKTIETHFNVDEGPRHDTSLEALARLPAVFRVGGSVTAGNSSQMSDGAAATVVMSKRMVDELGIQPMGKLLGFAVAGVPPEIMGMGPVEAVPKVLKQVGLTLDDIGLIELNEAFAAQSLAVIRKLGLNEEIINVNGGAIALGHPLGMTGAKLTATILHEMKRRNIRYGLVTMCVGGGMGAAGVIENLML
- a CDS encoding 3-hydroxyacyl-CoA dehydrogenase/enoyl-CoA hydratase family protein; this encodes MHKPFRTAAVLGAGVMGTQIAAHLANAGLTVHLLDLPAKTSNKNELVEGAFKKALTQSPPIFFTEKTTRRVILGNFDDHFHRVAEVDWVIEAVVENLDIKKQLMQRLEDTIRNDAIVSTNTSGLLIHAIAEGRSESFRRRFLGTHFFNPPRYLKLLELIPTADTDPQVLAQMQWFGQIHLGKGVVIAKDTPNFIANRIGMFVTMLGVKAWTEQGYTIEEIDTLTGTIAGRPKSATFRTADLVGLDTLLYVAYNLYPAIPHDESREIFRVPNVLKKLVETGTLGAKTGQGFYKKQKGEILSLNPETMAYEPARPSNLGEIDVIEKMPDVGDRLRALYADSGRAGEFFRQSTLAILNYSANRIPEIANCVTDIDRAMRWGFGWELGPFEIWDALGFEPVLTDMKAAGMPVPAWVETMQQMCAKSFYKNHHVYKPELHYTPLEISSEIDLTAIKTDPQRVLWHNPEAALLDLGDGVVLYEFRSKGNTLSLNVVNGLEEVLNLLQTHDFKGMVIGNSSAHFSGGANLAEMGMMAQAGNFDALVKLIIQFQTLMQRIHYFPKPIVAAVQGRALGGGCELVMACPQVVAAAETYIGLVELGVGLIPGAGGIMRMVARATERAASETLSQIQPFIQKAFETIATAKVSGSAYEAQELGYLPCDARIVMDGDRRLAIAKAEILHLDYVGYTPPPEQNSIMVLGRPGRAMLEQAAYIFQQSGYASEYDRYLAGRLAYVMTGGELTAPSLVHEDYLLQLERETFIPLLGQPKTQERIAHMLKTKKPLRN
- a CDS encoding AMP-dependent synthetase/ligase gives rise to the protein MVWIEKTYQAPPNSGELFLGRTLPSLLDEGCNVAPNAQAFNQWTEAGWKPISNQAFRFAVETVALGLRELGLQPGSRVALLMHSDINFCIADMATLLAGLVNVPIDLTQTLEHILFVLRHSEASTLIISNQDLLDQIVPYLQDAPDLKWIIVAEVPPKWPETGVSMAAQVTASDPLRTASQKADTATLTESTGLNIPMLLHPAHLEHPHSRPPQSIQVFSLDEIRARGETQVSEVRSQQLRASLTPDQLATLIYIPDEAGQLQGVMLTHENLSANALTSFACIQDLQKGDREVVLSFLPLNHVLARCMIYGHISYGHSIYFSTPNRITKHLRELRPTILTTVPLLLEKTYSKILEKGSKLGWLSRILFHWALNLARRYELGRQPKGLYAFMLKLADWLVLSKWRDGFGGRLKYLICGGAALRADLANTLAAAGITAMHGYGLTQASAVVCFNRGDYNRAGTVGVPIPGVEVGIAADQEILLRGPYMTQGYYKNPEATQEMIDAQGWLHTGDLGTFTEDGFLKITGLKKALFKLSTGKYITPIPIEQRLKQSPLITQAIAVGSEQKFCAALIFPNLEALHNYALETGIDLPSDALLKHSCITNLYRSLVDAANCHLPYWATVKKFQLINAPLTVENGLLTPTGEINRNRAIAVFDREIKALFRDETRKDKPAKAQEVSEKELTESCPPIPVSSCPTYARSLNPRLTTLGLLIASHWALVSSHIGTG